In the Streptomyces sp. cg36 genome, one interval contains:
- a CDS encoding cytochrome P450, which yields MDRHGHARLDALQRDPYPHYARARRAEGLTFVPELDAWLVARDADVREVLRRPEAFSSANTLRPDVIPGPAVMAELGTGFGGRPVVVTSDGPHHHRLRAPLVHGLSPARVAAVLPYAAERAAELVDAFAARGRVELMGEFATRLPGEVIGRLIGLDPVDVPVAVHGGNRAEELLFRPLEETEQIAAARDVVTMQHLLDTYLRARRARPRDDLCTALLTALAPGTGELTLEERHELVSHLQNFLLAGHLTTTAQIGTTVLHLLRHRPQWELLCEKPELIPAAIEEALRYDTALQGFRRITTRPVLLSGTELPTGASVFVAFGAANRDARRHDRPDVFDITRKPSRHLSFGHGTHGCPGSQLAREQLRLTVDLLTRRLPGLRLPEDGPPLTMRPTMIHRSPEELHLVW from the coding sequence GTGGACAGGCATGGGCACGCACGGCTCGACGCGCTCCAGCGCGACCCCTATCCGCACTACGCGCGCGCCCGTCGCGCCGAAGGGCTGACCTTCGTCCCCGAACTGGACGCCTGGCTGGTCGCCCGCGACGCCGACGTACGGGAAGTGCTGCGCCGCCCCGAGGCGTTCTCCTCCGCCAACACCCTGCGGCCGGACGTGATCCCGGGCCCGGCGGTCATGGCCGAACTCGGCACCGGCTTCGGCGGGCGCCCGGTCGTCGTCACCTCGGACGGCCCCCACCACCACCGGCTGCGCGCGCCCCTCGTCCACGGCCTCTCCCCGGCCCGGGTGGCCGCCGTCCTGCCGTACGCGGCCGAGCGCGCGGCCGAACTGGTCGACGCGTTCGCGGCGCGCGGGCGCGTCGAGCTCATGGGGGAGTTCGCGACCCGGCTGCCCGGCGAGGTCATCGGCCGGCTGATCGGCCTGGACCCGGTGGACGTGCCCGTCGCCGTGCACGGCGGCAACCGGGCCGAGGAGCTGCTGTTCCGCCCGCTGGAGGAGACCGAGCAGATCGCCGCCGCCCGCGACGTGGTGACCATGCAGCACCTGCTGGACACCTATCTGCGGGCCAGACGGGCCCGGCCGCGCGACGACCTGTGCACCGCGCTGCTCACCGCGCTCGCGCCCGGCACCGGGGAACTCACCCTGGAGGAGCGCCACGAACTCGTCTCCCACCTCCAGAACTTCCTCCTCGCCGGCCATCTGACGACCACCGCCCAGATCGGCACCACGGTCCTGCACCTGCTGCGCCACCGCCCCCAGTGGGAGCTGCTCTGCGAGAAGCCCGAGCTGATCCCCGCCGCGATCGAGGAGGCACTGCGCTACGACACGGCGCTCCAGGGCTTCCGCCGCATCACCACCCGACCGGTCCTGCTCTCCGGCACCGAACTGCCCACCGGCGCCTCGGTGTTCGTGGCGTTCGGCGCGGCCAACCGGGACGCCCGCCGCCACGACCGCCCCGACGTCTTCGACATCACCCGCAAGCCCTCCCGCCACCTCTCCTTCGGCCACGGCACCCACGGCTGCCCCGGCTCCCAGCTGGCCCGCGAACAGCTGCGCCTGACCGTGGACCTGCTCACCCGCCGACTGCCGGGCCTGCGGCTGCCCGAGGACGGACCGCCCCTCACCATGCGGCCCACGATGATCCACCGCTCGCCCGAGGAGCTGCACCTGGTGTGGTGA